In Aliivibrio wodanis, a genomic segment contains:
- a CDS encoding outer membrane efflux protein yields MLKITRISILLSTLLSVSVCAQSVDFDNAWQNVLKNHNGIAAERMNVQRQEALAAGASDLHLPSISLSANYTYLDDDVTVSSEQLLNSTDVSLPPLPFPLPNLTSTLTERDIFTSSIKAIWPIFTGGRISAAENAAEGKANEARNQLLMKQQGSYEDLAKYYFSVVLASEVVQTYSEVEQGLAKHRNNALKLQEQGQIAKVERLQADASYDKAKVDLHKAEQDRDIANAALLRMLQSNDTVIPETRLFINKSLPQLTSFVDSTLDTYPGLALLDAKEEQAKSLVKAEKGRYYPEVYLYGNYSLYEGDSLSAEIAPDWMVGVGVNVPLFDNHGRSDKVVAAHSAIQQVQYLKKQARQDLSLLVEKTYREALQAIDEYYGLASSIELAKENVVLREKAFKQGLSTSLDVVDAELYLASIKTQRSLASFNYVLSLVKLLALSNQTETFVDYQLQARQG; encoded by the coding sequence ATGCTTAAAATAACACGTATATCAATTTTATTATCTACATTACTTTCTGTCTCTGTTTGCGCTCAATCAGTCGATTTTGATAACGCATGGCAGAATGTACTTAAAAATCATAACGGCATTGCTGCGGAACGTATGAATGTACAGCGCCAAGAAGCATTAGCTGCCGGAGCTTCAGATTTACACCTTCCTTCGATCTCATTAAGCGCCAACTATACTTATCTTGATGATGACGTGACGGTTTCAAGTGAGCAACTGTTAAATAGTACAGATGTTTCACTTCCTCCTCTTCCATTTCCTTTGCCAAATCTCACATCAACACTTACCGAGCGTGATATCTTCACTAGTTCAATTAAAGCTATATGGCCAATCTTTACTGGTGGTCGAATTTCAGCAGCTGAAAATGCAGCTGAAGGAAAAGCAAACGAAGCTCGAAATCAGCTGTTAATGAAACAACAAGGCTCTTATGAAGATTTAGCCAAATATTACTTTAGTGTTGTATTAGCTAGTGAGGTTGTTCAAACGTATTCAGAAGTAGAGCAAGGATTAGCTAAGCATAGAAATAATGCATTAAAGTTACAAGAGCAAGGGCAAATAGCAAAAGTTGAGCGTTTACAAGCTGATGCTTCTTATGACAAAGCAAAAGTAGATTTACATAAAGCAGAGCAAGATCGTGATATTGCCAACGCAGCTTTATTAAGAATGTTGCAATCCAACGATACTGTCATACCAGAGACAAGGCTATTTATTAATAAATCACTTCCTCAACTTACCTCGTTTGTTGATAGTACGTTAGATACCTATCCAGGCTTAGCGTTGTTAGATGCAAAAGAGGAACAAGCAAAAAGCTTAGTGAAAGCCGAAAAAGGGCGATATTACCCAGAAGTATACTTATACGGTAATTATAGCTTATATGAAGGTGATAGCTTATCCGCAGAAATTGCGCCAGATTGGATGGTCGGTGTGGGTGTGAATGTCCCTTTATTTGATAATCATGGTCGGTCTGACAAAGTTGTAGCGGCACATAGCGCTATACAACAAGTTCAATACTTAAAAAAACAAGCCAGACAAGATCTTTCTTTATTAGTTGAGAAGACATACAGAGAAGCACTTCAAGCGATAGATGAATATTATGGCTTAGCATCTAGTATTGAGTTAGCAAAAGAAAACGTAGTTTTACGAGAGAAAGCATTTAAGCAAGGTTTATCAACGTCACTGGATGTTGTTGATGCTGAGTTATATCTTGCTAGTATTAAAACACAGCGTTCATTAGCTTCTTTTAACTATGTACTTTCATTAGTTAAATTATTAGCATTAAGTAATCAAACTGAAACGTTTGTTGACTATCAACTGCAAGCAAGACAAGGGTAA
- a CDS encoding putative secretion protein, HlyD family, which yields MSSAKKVIGSCAVIGIVSWVGYSFWAAYQPRPELLQGQIEAEQYNISSKVPGRIENIFVKKGEMIEKGQAVFSLYSPEIEAKLAQAKAGEAAASALAEEAEQGARSQQIAASKDQWKKAKAASQLLEKTYARVNNLYHDGVVAEQKKDETFTQWQAAKYTESAAFQMYQMAKEGARSETKRAANEKVKMAMGSVAEVEAYVADTKIDSWYNGEVSQVMLNAGEIAPQGFPVVSVIDINQAWAVFHVREDRLKEYKKDQSIDVYLPALDQTIPFKITHIAVMGDYATWRATDNSQGFDLKTFEIEARPINTIPNLRVGMSAIVKLDN from the coding sequence ATGAGTTCTGCAAAAAAGGTTATAGGTTCGTGTGCTGTTATTGGGATAGTCAGTTGGGTTGGTTATAGCTTTTGGGCTGCATATCAGCCTCGACCTGAATTATTGCAGGGGCAAATAGAAGCAGAGCAATATAATATCTCTTCTAAGGTCCCTGGGCGTATTGAAAATATTTTCGTTAAGAAGGGGGAAATGATAGAAAAAGGACAAGCGGTTTTCTCTCTCTATAGCCCTGAAATAGAGGCTAAACTTGCTCAAGCAAAAGCAGGTGAAGCAGCAGCAAGCGCATTAGCAGAAGAAGCAGAGCAAGGTGCAAGATCTCAACAAATTGCGGCATCAAAAGATCAGTGGAAGAAAGCAAAAGCAGCAAGTCAATTACTTGAAAAGACCTATGCCCGTGTAAATAATTTATATCATGATGGTGTTGTGGCTGAGCAAAAAAAGGATGAAACCTTTACGCAATGGCAAGCAGCTAAATATACAGAAAGTGCTGCTTTCCAAATGTATCAAATGGCAAAAGAAGGAGCCCGTTCTGAAACTAAACGTGCTGCTAATGAAAAAGTAAAAATGGCCATGGGATCGGTTGCTGAAGTAGAAGCTTATGTGGCAGATACTAAAATTGACAGTTGGTATAACGGAGAGGTATCTCAAGTAATGCTTAATGCTGGTGAAATTGCACCTCAAGGTTTCCCTGTTGTTAGTGTGATTGATATTAACCAAGCATGGGCGGTGTTTCATGTTAGAGAAGATAGATTAAAAGAATATAAGAAAGATCAATCAATTGATGTGTATTTACCAGCGCTTGATCAAACCATTCCGTTTAAGATCACTCATATTGCCGTTATGGGTGATTACGCAACGTGGCGCGCGACAGATAACAGCCAAGGTTTTGATTTGAAAACATTTGAAATCGAAGCTCGTCCTATAAATACTATTCCTAATTTACGTGTAGGAATGAGTGCAATAGTTAAACTTGATAATTAG
- a CDS encoding outer membrane protein, OmpA family, with the protein MKKQILGLIIATSFLVGCQSAPNNKTLVIEDTTTIETFINYHDRELQQFITSDVGSIATSKGEVILLLNGDKSFDSGSTEIKIESKEVLSKLAQLLKDKPESEIFIAGHTDSRGSKQFNMALSNKRADSVQALLEEQGVSLNRMNTYGFGEEEPIASNKNQDGRKRNRRIEIRITPITELFNNNS; encoded by the coding sequence ATGAAAAAACAGATACTTGGATTAATCATAGCAACAAGCTTTTTAGTTGGCTGTCAAAGTGCGCCAAATAATAAGACTTTAGTTATTGAGGATACAACAACGATAGAAACCTTTATTAACTATCATGATCGTGAACTACAACAATTTATCACCAGTGATGTTGGCAGTATTGCTACATCCAAAGGTGAAGTTATTCTTTTGCTAAATGGTGATAAAAGTTTTGATTCAGGTAGTACGGAAATAAAAATAGAAAGTAAAGAGGTATTATCAAAACTTGCTCAATTATTAAAAGATAAACCAGAATCAGAAATATTTATTGCTGGACATACTGATAGCCGTGGAAGTAAACAATTTAATATGGCGTTATCAAACAAACGAGCCGACTCAGTTCAAGCGCTGTTGGAAGAGCAAGGCGTGAGTTTAAATCGAATGAATACCTATGGTTTTGGTGAAGAAGAGCCTATCGCTTCAAATAAAAATCAAGATGGTCGTAAGAGAAATCGTCGCATTGAAATACGTATAACGCCAATTACTGAGTTATTCAACAATAACTCATGA
- a CDS encoding cold shock-like protein gives MSKTTGTVKWFNEDKGFGFITQENGPDVFAHFSAIQSEGFKTLKEGQTVTFDVEQGQKGPQATNIQVN, from the coding sequence ATGTCTAAAACAACTGGTACTGTAAAGTGGTTTAATGAAGATAAAGGTTTCGGTTTTATCACTCAAGAAAATGGCCCTGATGTATTTGCTCATTTCAGTGCGATTCAATCAGAAGGTTTCAAAACGTTAAAAGAAGGCCAAACAGTCACTTTTGATGTTGAACAGGGACAGAAAGGTCCTCAAGCTACAAATATTCAAGTAAACTAA
- a CDS encoding HTH-type transcriptional regulator, LysR family — MLDNLHQMVIFATVANELNFTRAAEKLGISKSHVSKQIKALETRLDCQLVQRNNRSVSITELGQHYAEYSQKLIDIAYEADALLDAHHGRISGVFKVGIAQSFGNSHIIHALAEFQEQFPEVELEVSLFDHRPKLLEDGLDCWIAIHDDIPEGMVARKIADCRFIVAAAPSYIKLNGLPSRPAELAQHKCITYHSNERKFNEWEFTKDNIHQVVKVQSNFKIDNASAILDATKAGAGIAYLASYLLEDEFENGSLVQLLTEWKADMELPIYAVYPRRQHLPPKVRTFIDFLSQQVGNPPHWDKKLFN, encoded by the coding sequence ATGTTAGACAATCTGCATCAAATGGTAATTTTTGCAACAGTGGCAAACGAACTAAACTTCACACGTGCGGCTGAAAAACTGGGGATTTCAAAATCACACGTATCTAAACAAATAAAAGCATTAGAAACACGCTTAGACTGTCAATTAGTTCAGCGTAATAATCGTTCGGTTTCTATTACTGAACTAGGCCAACATTATGCAGAATACAGCCAGAAGTTGATTGATATTGCTTATGAAGCAGATGCCCTACTTGACGCCCACCACGGTCGCATTTCAGGAGTGTTTAAAGTGGGTATCGCACAATCTTTTGGTAATAGCCATATTATTCATGCGTTAGCTGAATTTCAAGAGCAATTTCCAGAGGTTGAATTAGAAGTTAGCCTGTTTGACCATAGACCTAAGTTACTTGAAGATGGGTTAGATTGTTGGATTGCCATTCATGACGATATCCCTGAAGGTATGGTCGCAAGAAAAATCGCTGATTGTCGTTTTATTGTCGCCGCAGCACCCAGTTATATCAAACTAAATGGTTTACCCTCACGCCCTGCTGAATTAGCACAGCATAAGTGTATTACTTATCACAGTAATGAACGTAAATTTAATGAATGGGAATTTACTAAAGATAATATTCATCAAGTGGTTAAAGTTCAAAGTAATTTTAAAATAGATAATGCATCAGCAATATTAGACGCAACCAAAGCAGGTGCAGGCATTGCTTATCTAGCCAGTTATCTACTTGAAGATGAGTTTGAAAATGGCAGTTTAGTTCAACTTTTAACTGAATGGAAAGCAGATATGGAACTGCCTATTTATGCGGTTTATCCTAGACGTCAGCACTTACCACCTAAAGTTCGTACCTTTATTGACTTTTTATCCCAACAAGTTGGTAATCCGCCTCATTGGGATAAAAAACTTTTTAATTAG
- the luxT gene encoding HTH-type transcriptional regulator LuxT, with protein sequence MPKRSKEDTEITIQKIMDAVIDQLLRLGYDKMSYTTLSQQTGVSRTGISHHFPKKTDFTAALDGRIFRLFAERLEMQGDKQAFIDSWISSLEDEQFRAILRLLFHHIVTSANAHEFARNGIERLYGMIEDLYGEESRKDLEWLIGLSLIRMTK encoded by the coding sequence ATGCCAAAAAGAAGTAAAGAAGATACTGAAATCACCATCCAGAAGATCATGGATGCGGTTATTGATCAACTATTACGCTTAGGCTATGACAAAATGTCATATACAACACTAAGTCAACAGACTGGTGTATCAAGAACCGGTATTAGTCACCACTTTCCAAAAAAGACAGATTTTACTGCAGCATTAGATGGTCGTATCTTCCGTCTTTTCGCTGAACGTCTTGAAATGCAAGGTGATAAGCAAGCATTTATAGATAGTTGGATTTCTTCTCTAGAAGATGAACAATTCCGCGCTATTTTACGTTTATTGTTCCACCACATTGTGACTTCTGCAAATGCACATGAATTTGCGCGCAATGGTATTGAGCGTTTATATGGCATGATTGAAGACCTATATGGTGAAGAAAGCCGTAAAGATCTTGAGTGGCTAATTGGCCTCTCTCTGATCCGTATGACTAAGTAA
- a CDS encoding putative cytidylyltransferase, producing the protein MNIAVFGSAFNPPSLGHKSVIERLGHFDKILLVPSISHAWGKSMLPYNTRLEMIAAFINDLNMNNVELSMLEQDIYIPESSVTTHFLLSSLQELEKGADITFIIGPDNLMQFGKFYKSDEIVQRWSVMACPETVPVRSTMIRDAISKGESIAHLTTKSVINYINTHNLYEY; encoded by the coding sequence ATGAATATCGCTGTTTTTGGTAGTGCTTTTAATCCTCCTTCATTAGGGCATAAAAGTGTCATCGAGCGTTTGGGGCATTTTGATAAGATATTGTTAGTTCCTAGCATATCTCATGCTTGGGGAAAGAGTATGCTACCTTATAATACTCGATTAGAAATGATAGCTGCATTCATTAACGATCTAAATATGAATAATGTCGAGCTGTCGATGCTTGAACAAGACATTTATATACCTGAGAGTAGCGTTACGACACATTTTTTATTAAGTTCTCTTCAAGAATTAGAAAAAGGGGCCGATATTACTTTTATCATTGGGCCTGATAACTTAATGCAATTTGGTAAGTTTTATAAGTCAGATGAAATTGTACAACGATGGAGTGTAATGGCTTGTCCGGAAACCGTGCCAGTTCGAAGTACAATGATTAGAGATGCAATAAGTAAGGGTGAGAGTATTGCTCACTTAACAACCAAAAGCGTGATAAACTACATCAACACGCACAACTTGTACGAGTATTAA
- a CDS encoding membrane protein: MSFLKLIKDEAKAIFTNPTIVMAMIGGVLFYAFLYPLPYQQQSPEEQKITVVDMDKSALSRKFIQMVNVSQQVNVVAQAESVKEAKQLFLNNTVSGFLVIPDNFTKKLQLGHAPTVAYAGDASYFLIYGTIIEGLMKAGGAVAAEYKVAHMTIDGTPINSAINTFQPFKSNYVPVFNHNMGYVQYVVPAVFVLILQQTLLMAVGVRQKATSVNENTIAHLSARFTIFLCSELVLACFYFGYIFDFYNIGRFSSPLDLLILLIPFISSVILFGMLLAWLLPTPESILLVVLFSSMPIIFSAGFIWPTELIPSLLTDVMHLLPSGFAINGFLTLNQQGAELQSIQSNISGLYGLCVIYSFCILLVYKKRQS, translated from the coding sequence ATGTCATTTCTTAAGTTAATAAAAGATGAAGCAAAAGCTATTTTTACTAATCCTACTATTGTGATGGCAATGATCGGCGGTGTATTGTTTTATGCTTTTTTATATCCATTGCCTTATCAGCAACAGAGTCCTGAAGAGCAAAAAATTACCGTGGTGGATATGGATAAGTCTGCGCTTAGTCGAAAATTCATTCAAATGGTAAATGTCTCGCAACAAGTTAATGTTGTTGCACAAGCTGAGAGTGTTAAAGAGGCTAAACAACTGTTTCTAAATAACACAGTAAGTGGCTTTTTGGTGATCCCTGATAATTTTACTAAAAAACTGCAATTAGGTCATGCACCCACTGTAGCCTATGCTGGCGATGCTTCTTATTTTTTAATTTATGGAACTATTATTGAGGGGTTAATGAAGGCTGGGGGGGCAGTAGCTGCTGAGTATAAAGTTGCTCATATGACTATTGATGGAACTCCAATCAATAGTGCAATTAATACATTTCAACCTTTTAAATCTAACTATGTTCCTGTATTTAATCATAATATGGGATATGTACAATATGTAGTGCCTGCTGTATTTGTTCTCATTTTACAACAAACACTATTAATGGCTGTAGGTGTTAGACAAAAAGCAACGAGCGTAAATGAAAATACGATCGCTCATTTAAGCGCAAGATTCACAATCTTCTTATGCAGTGAATTAGTCTTAGCCTGTTTCTATTTTGGTTATATTTTTGATTTTTATAATATAGGTAGATTTTCTTCACCCTTAGATCTTTTAATCTTACTGATACCATTTATCTCTTCAGTTATTTTATTTGGAATGCTGCTTGCTTGGTTGTTACCCACACCTGAAAGTATTCTATTAGTCGTCTTATTTAGTTCAATGCCTATTATTTTTAGTGCTGGGTTTATTTGGCCAACAGAATTAATTCCATCCCTACTAACAGATGTGATGCATCTATTACCAAGTGGGTTTGCCATTAATGGGTTTCTAACACTAAACCAACAGGGTGCAGAGCTACAAAGTATACAATCAAATATAAGTGGGCTTTATGGACTATGTGTGATTTATTCATTCTGTATACTATTAGTATATAAGAAAAGGCAATCTTAA
- a CDS encoding putative exported protein, which yields MPKLNIVIAIAMLSTLISSPSLAEKLNKHRLINHIDSYGNISLRNTNYTELPDNLELKGNVDLANSKIKKLPKGLVVDGDLNLANTIIKKVPKGTKVKGYLNLAGMTQLKRYTRGIKVAGFINFAGSGLTELPQRLTVNGDLSVIRTPLSTLPPQLVVKGNLYLGYSKITKLPDDLVVNGNIYLGGQAITEFPETINVGGYIFK from the coding sequence ATGCCTAAATTAAATATTGTAATAGCTATCGCGATGCTCTCAACTCTTATTTCATCGCCTTCACTAGCTGAAAAACTAAATAAACATCGCCTTATTAATCATATTGATAGCTATGGAAACATCAGTTTAAGAAACACAAATTATACTGAACTACCAGATAATCTAGAGCTTAAGGGCAATGTAGATCTTGCTAATAGTAAAATTAAGAAACTACCTAAAGGACTTGTTGTTGATGGAGACTTAAATTTAGCAAATACTATTATTAAGAAAGTTCCTAAGGGTACGAAAGTGAAAGGTTACTTAAACCTAGCTGGAATGACTCAATTGAAACGATATACTCGTGGTATAAAAGTGGCTGGTTTTATCAATTTTGCAGGTTCTGGTTTAACTGAATTACCTCAACGATTAACGGTGAATGGAGATCTAAGTGTCATACGGACACCTCTAAGCACTCTGCCACCTCAGTTAGTTGTTAAAGGTAATTTGTATCTTGGTTACTCTAAAATCACAAAATTACCTGATGATCTCGTTGTTAATGGAAATATTTACCTTGGAGGTCAAGCTATTACTGAGTTTCCTGAAACGATAAATGTAGGTGGTTATATTTTCAAGTAA
- a CDS encoding membrane protein: MKEFWRSYYSNPWLISITFGLPLILSLLIWWVFSASVVRELPIDVVDLDQSSLSRMIIRDYDATPTLKIRSVQPNNQMANQALKKGDNYGYVIIPPHFERDVLLGRSPQVSGFYNAQFILIAKQINSALMQTDMTIQAKLTTVKTLTTKDTTWTQAINSAVPIKVQVTPLFNLGSNYNQFLVSAILPAIWQMAIIVGMIWAMKNEMVRSGSHDIQAWFTSQTTTKIIQFMSVYFWVGMGLGGALFYFLYGILNFPFDSQLSTFLLSMSAMTAACISLGIVISYATNDIVKAMSISGAYTAPSFAFLGVTFPVSDMNSLATFWHSVLPASHFVRSQIEQTNYGYSLGQTAPNLAALMLFTLPLLLLIARLRK; encoded by the coding sequence ATGAAAGAATTTTGGCGCTCTTATTACTCAAATCCATGGTTAATCTCCATTACTTTCGGTTTACCTTTGATATTATCTTTACTAATTTGGTGGGTATTTTCAGCTTCGGTTGTTCGAGAGTTGCCGATCGATGTGGTGGATCTTGATCAATCTAGCTTATCTAGGATGATCATTCGTGACTATGATGCTACTCCAACACTGAAAATTCGTTCTGTTCAGCCTAATAACCAAATGGCTAATCAAGCGCTTAAAAAAGGTGATAATTATGGCTATGTTATTATTCCACCACACTTTGAAAGAGATGTATTACTAGGGAGAAGTCCTCAAGTTTCAGGTTTTTATAACGCACAATTTATTTTGATTGCGAAACAGATCAATTCAGCATTAATGCAAACTGATATGACAATTCAAGCTAAATTAACCACGGTAAAAACCTTAACAACGAAAGACACAACTTGGACGCAGGCAATTAATTCTGCAGTTCCAATAAAAGTACAAGTAACGCCTTTATTTAACCTTGGCAGTAATTACAATCAATTTTTGGTTTCTGCTATTTTACCTGCTATTTGGCAAATGGCGATTATTGTTGGCATGATTTGGGCTATGAAAAATGAGATGGTCAGAAGTGGGAGTCATGATATACAAGCATGGTTTACTTCACAAACAACCACGAAAATAATTCAATTTATGAGTGTTTATTTTTGGGTTGGGATGGGACTCGGTGGGGCTCTATTTTATTTTTTATACGGGATTTTGAATTTCCCTTTTGATTCTCAGCTCTCTACATTTTTACTCAGTATGAGCGCAATGACAGCTGCATGTATTAGTTTAGGTATAGTTATCAGTTATGCCACTAATGACATAGTAAAAGCGATGAGTATCTCTGGTGCATATACTGCACCAAGCTTTGCTTTTTTAGGTGTTACTTTTCCTGTTTCTGACATGAATAGCCTAGCAACGTTTTGGCATTCTGTTTTACCAGCAAGCCATTTTGTACGTTCTCAAATTGAACAAACTAATTATGGTTATAGCCTTGGACAAACAGCACCCAATCTGGCAGCTCTAATGCTATTCACCTTACCTTTACTATTGCTTATTGCTCGATTAAGGAAGTAA
- a CDS encoding transcriptional activator HlyU: protein MGLFSRLFGSSPKQEPIIEAIEYNTFFIYPNSEADGAQFRIAGKITKEINGELKSHRFIRSDVISSKNDADELMLRKAKMLIDQMGESIFK, encoded by the coding sequence ATGGGGCTTTTTTCACGTCTATTTGGTTCTTCTCCTAAGCAAGAACCTATCATTGAAGCAATTGAATATAATACTTTTTTTATCTATCCAAACTCAGAGGCAGATGGCGCTCAATTTCGCATTGCTGGAAAAATAACAAAAGAAATAAATGGAGAGCTAAAATCTCACCGTTTTATACGTTCCGATGTTATCTCTTCGAAAAATGATGCTGATGAACTAATGCTTCGCAAGGCGAAGATGTTAATTGATCAAATGGGTGAGTCAATTTTTAAATAA
- a CDS encoding putative acyltransferase, whose protein sequence is MTTQDIYQEIRPYNDDEVPDAIERLISDDEFITAILHYKFPSASKFLFWFLAPLLRFKLRRSLSKITTVEDVQLNVVTYLNKTVKKTTDGVTYTGVDKLDPQQAYLFVSNHRDIAMDPALMNWVLYNNNMQTVRIAIGDNLLKKPSSTELMKLNKSFIVKRSVKAPRQMLKALGLLSSYIKHSLETKNSIWIAQKEGRAKDGNDFTDPAILKMFHVEGRKRKESFADYMNSLNIVPVSISYENDPLDIQKAKELNAIATLGSYEKGEFEDIDSIIKGIIGDKKRIHIHFGDIVTSSPETADELAEEMDKQIHQNYHLFPINYAAAGIESKEVTPEAKRDLAEKLSLLSPEEQSFLRALYANPVKNAN, encoded by the coding sequence ATGACCACACAAGATATCTATCAAGAAATTCGCCCGTACAATGATGACGAAGTTCCAGATGCAATTGAACGTTTAATTTCTGATGATGAATTCATTACCGCTATTCTGCATTATAAGTTTCCATCTGCTTCTAAGTTTTTATTTTGGTTTCTAGCACCATTACTTAGATTCAAGTTACGTCGCTCTCTATCAAAAATTACAACAGTAGAAGATGTCCAGTTAAATGTTGTTACCTATTTGAATAAAACTGTAAAAAAAACGACTGATGGTGTTACTTACACAGGGGTGGATAAACTCGATCCTCAACAAGCATATTTGTTTGTATCAAATCACCGTGATATAGCGATGGACCCTGCTTTAATGAATTGGGTTTTATACAACAATAATATGCAAACTGTGAGAATCGCTATTGGTGACAACTTATTGAAAAAACCAAGTAGCACAGAATTAATGAAGCTAAACAAGAGCTTTATTGTAAAACGCTCAGTGAAAGCTCCTCGCCAAATGCTTAAAGCTTTGGGGTTATTATCCTCTTATATTAAACACTCATTAGAAACCAAGAACTCTATTTGGATTGCTCAAAAAGAAGGGCGAGCAAAAGATGGTAATGATTTCACAGATCCTGCTATCTTAAAAATGTTTCATGTTGAAGGACGTAAACGTAAAGAAAGTTTTGCTGATTACATGAATAGCTTAAATATTGTACCGGTGTCTATTTCTTATGAAAATGATCCTTTAGATATTCAAAAAGCAAAAGAGTTAAATGCGATTGCAACGCTAGGCTCATATGAAAAAGGGGAGTTTGAAGATATTGATAGTATAATTAAAGGAATTATTGGTGACAAAAAGCGTATCCACATTCATTTTGGTGACATTGTCACTTCTTCACCAGAAACGGCTGATGAACTAGCTGAAGAAATGGATAAGCAGATTCATCAAAATTATCATTTATTCCCAATAAATTATGCAGCAGCAGGTATTGAATCAAAAGAAGTGACTCCAGAGGCTAAGCGTGACTTAGCGGAGAAATTGTCACTCCTATCTCCCGAAGAGCAATCATTTTTGCGAGCGCTCTATGCAAACCCGGTGAAGAACGCAAATTAG